From one Streptococcus oralis genomic stretch:
- a CDS encoding aldo/keto reductase: MKSYTLNNGISIPVLGFGTWKAENGEVAYQAVLDALKAGYRHIDTAAIYKNEESVGRAIRDSGIPRQEIFVTTKLWNTNHSYDEARQAFEESMEKLGLDYLDLYLIHWPNPKPLRENDKWKTRNAEVWRAMEDLYQEGKIRAIGVSNFLPHHLDTLLETARIIPAVNQVRLAPGVYQEEVVDYCREKGILLEAWGPFGQGELFEQKEVQEIAAKHGKSVAQIALAWSLAESFLPLPKSVTVSRIQSNLDCFGIELSNDEREVLKTISVTSGAPRVDEMDF; the protein is encoded by the coding sequence ATGAAATCTTATACCCTTAATAATGGAATTTCAATCCCAGTTTTAGGATTTGGGACCTGGAAAGCTGAAAATGGAGAAGTAGCCTACCAAGCTGTTTTAGACGCATTGAAGGCTGGTTACCGCCATATCGATACTGCAGCTATCTATAAAAATGAGGAAAGTGTTGGTCGTGCTATTCGAGATAGCGGTATTCCAAGACAAGAAATCTTTGTAACGACCAAACTCTGGAATACCAATCACAGCTATGATGAAGCTCGCCAAGCATTTGAAGAATCAATGGAAAAACTGGGATTGGATTATCTAGATTTGTACCTTATCCATTGGCCAAATCCAAAACCTTTAAGAGAAAATGACAAATGGAAAACTCGCAATGCTGAAGTCTGGAGAGCGATGGAGGATCTTTACCAAGAAGGCAAAATCCGTGCCATCGGCGTTAGTAACTTCCTCCCCCATCATTTGGATACCTTGCTTGAAACAGCAAGAATCATTCCAGCGGTCAATCAGGTGCGCTTGGCACCAGGAGTTTATCAAGAGGAAGTGGTTGACTACTGTAGAGAGAAAGGAATTCTCTTAGAGGCTTGGGGACCTTTTGGCCAAGGAGAGTTGTTTGAACAGAAAGAAGTCCAAGAAATTGCTGCGAAACATGGGAAATCAGTGGCTCAAATTGCCTTGGCTTGGAGTTTGGCAGAAAGTTTTTTACCCCTACCTAAGTCAGTGACAGTCTCTCGTATCCAGAGCAATCTCGACTGTTTTGGGATTGAACTCAGCAATGACGAGCGAGAAGTCTTAAAGACAATTTCAGTGACTTCGGGCGCACCTCGTGTGGATGAGATGGATTTTTAG